Genomic window (Helianthus annuus cultivar XRQ/B chromosome 3, HanXRQr2.0-SUNRISE, whole genome shotgun sequence):
TGAATAAATATTCACAATTGTAGAGAGATCAATGGTATCATTATTAACATTATACGTTTTAAATCACCTTTAAACTCAGATAATtctaaatattttttaaatattatagaATAAATACATCACAATTTGCATTCCGTAATACTTTGATAAAAAAAggataaattacatttttcgtcctttatgtttgtatcagattgcagTGGATAccttttaacttcaataattacagtcacaatcattTACTTGTAAAACGCGTTGCACCCTAAATCCTTTAACACTAACCTGGTTAATATTAAACGTTAAGTTACATCATGTGCACCTCATGTGAGGGCATTTATGTCTTTTTACACTCTAATCATTCCCCCTTAGACCACCCGTAACGgacgtgttttttttttcaaaatttagccCCAATCACGCTCGATTTCGCCCCTCGACCGCCCCGTGGGCGTGTTTGCTCAAAAAGTTTGTTTTGGCATGGTTTTAATCACGCGGTTGGGGCGACGATTTAGCCAATCAGACCGTTGCAACGGTCAAAAGCAacgactatatatatatatatatatatatatatattttcctttTCTCACCTATATATAAATACACACTACCATtccattttttttcaaacaaaaacCTCTACAATCTCAAATATtcaaccatttttataaaaaataatgggTTCCCCTAGTTCCTCGTCCATCACAAATTATTACTATAGAGAGTTTTTAGCGGATGATGGTGAATCCACCGATGAGGAGGtcgagcaagaggcggttacgagtgcCTGTCAACTAGCGGTGAGATATGTGAAGCATTCTCGCCAGCCCGAACGTGAAGTTAAAACAAGAGATTATATTGAACTAGACCGACGTGCGGCAAACGATCGGTTGATGAAAGATTATTTCGATGAGGCGCCAACATTTCCGAACCCAGAAGTTTTTAGGCGTCGTTTCCGAATGAGTAAGCATTTGTTTCTACACATCGTCGACGACTTGGAAAACAACTtcgattattttaaacaaaaagcggATGCGAAAGGGACACTTGGATTCACCGGTATTCAAAAGTGTACGTCGGCGCTACGAGTCCTTGCTTACGGAAACACgaccgacatcaacgacgagtatttaaAAATGACCAAGAAAACAACGCGAGACACCTTGGAGCATTTTTGTCACGGTACGTTCTTATACTTTACTATAGAAATTACAAGTAATTTTTTTAAGCTTATGGTTGtatatgtttgtttttataaaGGTATTATAGATTTGTACAGTGCGCGTTATTTGAGAACGCCCACATGGGACGACCTTCAAAAGATTTACGAGGTACATTCTGCTGAGCATGGTTTGCCTGGTATGATTGGGAGCTTGGATTACATGCATTGGCGTTGGGATAACTGTCCGaccgcatggcgaggtcaacaCACACGGGGTGACCAAAAGGGACCTACTGTTATTCTTCAGGCGGTTGCCTCacaggacctttgggtttggtcggcttactttggcgtggtcgggtcatgcaatgatatAATTGTTTTTGAACAATCTCCGTTGTTAGAGGACTGGATTTCTGGCAGAGCTCCAAAAGCGTCTTTTTACGCAAGCGGAAACTACTACCCTCATGGATATTATTTGTGCGACGGGATTTATCCTAGGTATTCAATTGTCGTGAAGATGTTTAGTGATCCTATCGATGAAAAAAGAGCACGCTTTAGAAAGGTTCAAGAGTCTTCACGAAAAGACATTGAGAGGTGCTTTGGGGTTCTTAAACAACAATGACACtatttgagaaatccttgtcgtgcatggaccaagcaaaaaatgagagatgctatgtacgcttgtataatcatgcacaacatgattttggaagacgaaggaaaggcgatatgCTAGAATTATGTACCGGGAGCCGTTCAGGAGGAGCATCCGTAGGcgtcaatggaagaaagagtgaataATGCACGAGAATTGCGttacgaaccgtaccattccGCGTTAACGGTTGATTTGGTACAACATGCATGGTCGGTTCGGTATATCCCACCTGATGGTGAAGAAGAAACGGAGGACGAGGAAGACGAAGTTGGCGAGGATGAAGAGAACGAAGACGAAAAttaatgtattttatttttttagtattttttttaactttaccccttttttattttttttattttttatattgtaatttttttattaaatgaattattattagtttttaatttaacAAAATCAATAATTGTCTAATGATTGgttggggcattattgggcattatcccactacgcctgttttgtaaaaacgcccaataatgcccccttgctgactggactgccacgtcGCAGAAAACGCCCAAATGTAGGGGCATTATTGCTCAAACCACTACATATGGTCTTATAAACACTCACACACAACCCCTTATCCActgtaagaaaaaaaaaacatataccaCAGCCTTGGCCACCACAACCACCGGTGTCTGTAACCGACACCACAACCACAAATCCGTGCAGAACAGAGTTGGTGGTGGTTTGGTGTTGCAGTTTTCCAATGGAAACCCTTTATCCGGGTCGTCGTTATCTAAAACACCACCCCAACCGCCCTCTATCTAGATCTAAAAAGTACTTCCGCCGCCGGAAAAgtgtaacacccttaaattttCGCTCGTTTATACTAATAAACAACACCATTTTAGTGAAAATATTGACTAAGTACATGACTTTCATTAACGAAGTTCATAAGTAACAAAAACCTTAGTCGACTAATGACAAAGTTAAAGCATTAAAAAAAGATGTTCAAAACATGTTTACATCCCATATACAAAAGTTTTAAAGATTcaaaacatagcggaagcttagaaatgtagtgttcggttcttcatatATCACTTGGTCGCCACCCGTAAGATTTGCAAAtttacctatgatcaaaaccattaaaacattagttttgatgttattatataatataatcacaagtttgaacatcacatttaaaatgataaaaacaaaacaactattctgggtctaccgtaaattacggtatcaccgtaatttacggtgagtcCCGGAGATTTCTGGTCACCATAAACCAGGAGATATTCACCATAAAATGTCTGACccttaccgtaaattacggtattaccgtaatttacggtaggtcCTGGAAATCCATGTCTTGTTTTGGTTTTGTTCATCTCACTCAAAGTAATCTTGTAATTCGCTTTTCTAAGACTCATTACATCCAATTCTAGTAATTCTAACATGTGATAAATGTCAACCAATAACATACAACAATCTATCATATCCCGAAATATAAATcatgttttacttgattatttgacccgtttggctcgtctaaggaatccTCCTATATGACGACTACCAACGGGTACCGACCGAATTTAGTCGATCAATCGATATGACGACTTCATTGTTTTATTCAAAACACTCTTATTCAAACATTACATATTTGAATCATCCGATATAATAAATGTAACGGAACAAGTCACATACATAACGCACATTCGTCATGCTTCATTATGCGTTTAAAACTTAACAATTCAGTTttcaagccttctttgaggcatttcaacaaacattaTGAGGGCAGAATTTCTACATCATTCGTATTCATGTTTATGGCTTGCtaattagttaacttaacttCAATAAAGCCATCATATATCATTTAAACATCATATTTTTCTGGAACTATCTTCTAAGGTCGAATTACACTAGAATAATCACTCAAAACCCtagagttcatcatcatcatgtaaaacccacaacccaccttcaaggtgttcatggagtttCCTGAATTTGGTCATGATTTCACATGGAATTGGCTAGGTCTcacctctaaacaccaaatcAATTCTAAACTAACCAAATAACACACATGCAACATCAAATTTTCAGATATCCCAAAatcatgagaaattcaagttAAGGGATTTCattaaattttacataccttacaatcctcttgtgatgaggattaCGATTCTAGGCTCAATTCTCGATTTCTACTAGGATTAATCCTTCAATTTGCAAGATTATTGAGATTTTAGGGTTTTGGAGAAGTGGGGATCGCCCCCTGCTTtacttgatcgaccagacacacctaAATGGTGTGTTTGGTAAGTTTTTGTTATAATCCAGCATTAAACTTTCATTTTTTTGGCAAGCTTAGTCCTTCATTTATCATCTAACTTTAGGTACTAGTGTTTTAACCTAGTGTTAGTTATTTCTAGGCTTGTAATTTTAACTAAGTTATAATTTCTAGATGGTAAATTCTTGTATATGAAATTTTCTTGAATTTCtaatataaagatttatattttcgggatgttacaagtccaccccccttaaaaagggtttcgtccccgaaaccgaaatccgtaccaaataatgtagggtagagtcgtcgcatttcttcctcggactcccatgtagtgtcCGAACCTTTTCTATGCTCCCATCTGATTTTGACTTGATCGATTTGTCTATTTCTTAAGTATTTGACCTTCCGATCTAAAATCTCCACCGGTCTCACCGCATAATTCAAACTATTATCCACTTCGATGTCATCGTAATGGATATAGGTTGTTTCGTCAGCTAGGCACTTTCTTAATTGTGACACGTGGAACGTGCCATGGATCCCAGTTAGTTCCTCCGGTAGCTCAAGGCGATAAGCTACCTTGCCAACTCTTTCAATAATTCTAAACGGCCCGATAAACCTCGGACTTAGcttccccctttttctgaatctaataacgcccttccatggggaaacttttagcatgaCCATGTCACCAACCTGAAATTCGATTGGCCTATTCCTTTTATCAGCGTACGCCTTTTGTCTGTCTTGAGCTGccttcaagtgtgcccgaaccaTATCGATCTTTTCATTAGTGGCTCGTACTATATCTTGATGAGCGAGTTCACGTGGACCCACCTCACCCCAACATACTGGGGTTCGACACTTCCTACCGTAAAGCATTTCGTATGGTGCCATCTTAATACTAGattggtaactgttgttatacgaaaactcaaCTAACGGTAAGTGAACATCCCAACTGCCTCCAAAGTCGATTATACACGCCCGTAGCATATCCCCCaatgtttgtatcgtcctttcactttgtccatccgtttgaggatggtacgcagtgctaatgaacaatttggtccccatttgctcttggaaatctcgccagaaattcgaagtaaaccgggtatccctatcggaCACGATGGACACCGGCACCCCATGACGTGCAATGATTTCATTGGTATAAActtctgacatcttttctgacgtataagtctcacgaatcggaatgaagtgagcacttttcgtcagTCGATCTACCACTACCCATATGGCATCAAAACCGCGATtcgttttaggtaacttggtcAGTAAGTCCATTGttatatgttcccatttccaaaccggaatatctaacggttggagtttgccgtatggtttctgatgctccgccttgacttgtaaacatgtcaagcatttttccacATACTTCGCCACATCtctcttcattccgggccaccaatagttttgtttcaagtcattgtacatcttggtcgcacccggatgaattgaataacgggatttatgggcttcatTAAGTAGAAGTGCCTTTACTCCACAGGTATGTGGGACCCATATCCTTCCGGATCGAGTCTTTAACCCGTGATTCCCATCCGACAAATCTTTCAACTGACCAATTATTCTTTCTTTCATCCAATTCTCTTCTTTTACTGCTTCTAATTGCGCCCCTCgaatacgttcaagtatacccgaggttACCACAAGTTGCATCGATCTTACTCGTATCGGGACATAATCTGTTTTTCTGCTCAAAGCATCCGCCACCGCATtagccttccctgggtgataacGTATTTCGCAATCGTAATCTTTCACCATTTCcagccatcgcctttgtcgcatatttaactccttctgatcgaagaagtatttcaaactcttgtggtcggtgaatatggtgcactttactccatacaagtagtgcctccatatttttaatgcaaacactaccgccgccaactcgagatcgtgtgtgggatatttcttctcgtgtatcttcaattgcctcgaggcataggctattaccttgccccgttgcatcaacacgcaaccgagtcccgATAGCGAAGCATCTGAATAAACCTCCATGTCTTCGACTCCGTCCGGCAATGTtagtaccggagcttgagttaacttttcttttagtGTTTGAAACGCTTTCTCTTGGTCAACAACCCAAATGAACCTTTCTTTCTTTCGTGTTAGTTTTGTTAGtggtgacgcaatcttggagaaatcttgaatgaatctcctgtaatatcccgcaagccccaaaaagcttctaatttctgatgggttcttcgggggattccattttgacaccgcctcaatctttgacggatccaccaatacTCCATCGGCACTTATAAcatggccaagaaattgtacctctcgtaaccaaaaggcacatttagagaattttgcgtatAGCTTCTCCCGTCTAAGggtctctaacacttcttgtaagtgatgtgcgtgttcagcttcacttttcgaatataccaatatatcatcgataaacacgatgaccgacttatccagcattggcttgcaaacccggttcatgaggtccatgaaagccgcgggtgcgtttgttagcccgaatgacatcacgaggaattcgtaatgtccgtatctcgtgcggaaagccgttttcggcacatcttcttctttgacctttaattgatgataccccgatctaaggtcaattttggaaaaccagttcgcaccttgtagttggtcgaataaatcatctatcctcgggagcgggtatcggttctttaccgtgagtttgtttaactcccggtaatcgatacacatgcgcatgctcccgtctttctttctcacgaacaataccggtgcgccccaaggagacacactcggccttatgaatcccttgtcaagcaggtcttggatttgggacatcaattcttgtaattccgacggtgcaagtcggtacggggcttttgctacgggtttcgcgcccggaatcaattcgatcccaaactctacttcccgttcaggcggtatccccggtaaatcttccggaaaaacatcttcataatctcgtactaccggtacatctccaatctttcgtgattctttttcgggttcattagcgtatatcataaatgccttgcatcctcgctttattagcttgtgagctttcaacattgagcataTTATGGGATTGCCTCCTTTTTTGCCATAaatggtgacgtgtttcccgctcggagatgtcagttttatctctttacggaagcacacgacctttgcatggtgccgatatagccaatccatcccaacgactacttgaaattttcccatcgacatcgggattagatttatcaaatattcttcatcgtcaatgctcagtttgcaattttcacatacatcgcaaacaataaagcttttattattacctatctctacttctaagggcacaggtaatttagttagaacaaatgaaggatgtcgaataaatccatatgaaacaaaggatttattcgcacccgtatcaaataacacacgtgcaggaatcgagtttacagtaaatatacctgagaccacgtcaggttcaatctttgcttctgcggcggttagttgaaaagatcttgcctttgcttTAGGGGCTTCACCCTTCGGTTCCTGCCCATCCTTCTTTTCAACCAATTCCGGGCATTCAGACTTCttatgacccgttcgataacaattgtaacaaaccgtcaccttctccgggcatgatatggctatatgtcccgttttcttgcatatgggacaaggcttatccttgtaATGACATTCGCCTTTATGACCCTTCCCGCAGATTCTGCAACCTGGCGACACGCCTTTCGTATCAGGTTTCCTTGCGCTTTCGTTTGTTCGTGCCTTCttagtagggcttggatttacatcatgtgctctccgttcacccctttcgatactctttttcagctcgatctccctttcccgagcagcatttataatctcggtaagggtctcgtatttggaaggggtgataaattccctatactcggcactcaacatgttatgatagtagtatatcttttgCTCTTCGTTTGTCACCAGATCGtcacaaaacttcatcttatccataaacgttgccgtaatcttgtctatggtctcaTTTTTGTGCCTAAgctgcatgaactcttccttgattttattcataaccgctttggggctatgatgcttcagaaatggcgtcttgaattcttcccaagtcatgaccttagcagcttcaataccgatctctctcttcttgttatcccaccaatctttcgcttgatttcttagttgacccgtaccataggctacatagtcatctgcatcacaatgggtcctctcgaataccccttcgatatcacttagccatctttggcacactattaggtcaacctccccattatatatcggtggtttacaagccatgaattccttgtatgaacaaggctttcgtcctccatGCTTTTCCTTTTCTGATTTCGAATCAtcttctaatttcttgattctatcttctaccattgataaaactgtgttttgaattctatcaATGAAGCCTGACAAATTATTTTCGATCGCCTtcccaacctcttcggcaatcacttccctcatttgctcggtgactcttggcaccgcatcatcgttacctttatcagccatctctatttctgaaatgtttacgcaagttgttaaaacattccatttataccacatgctttacttgtttgattcaatcaagttcataacttgatttaatcgctcttgcttttgattcaatcaagttcacaacttgatttgatcgttcttgcttttgattccatcaagttcacaacttgatttgatcgttcttgcttttgattcaatcaagttcacaacttgatttgatcgttcttgcttttgattcaatcaagttcacaacttgatttgatcgttcttgcttttgattcaatcaagttcacaacttgatttgatcgttcttgcttttaaatgagcttacttgctcttttcatgcatatttgttcatttctcattctttacgtaatataaaatttattaacagaagttagttcttaccggatggtcgatcaagcttgaaccaaacacttattgacaacctttagctctgattaccaacttgtaacacccttaaattttCGCTCGTTTATACTAATAAACAACACCATTTTAGTGAAAATATTGACTAAGTACATGACTTTCATTAACGAAGTTCATAAGTAACAAAAACCTTAGTCGACTAATGACTAAGTTAAAGCACTAAAAAAAGATGTTCAAAACATGTTTACATCCCATATACAAAAGTTTTAAAGATTcaaaacatagcggaagcttagaaatgtagtgttcggttcttctagGGCTGTttatgagccgagccgagccgagccaggccaagctcgggctcggctcgattataaaccgagctggctcggctcggctcgtttttgaaaccgagctgaaaatctaagctcgggctcggcttggttttaaaccgagctggttcggctcggcttggtttggctcgattttataaAGAAATACTAATATAAACATCTTAAAATTCAGtagcctaaaatattattcaatactttaaaaaaatatattcaaaataagttcaaccaaATACATTACAAATCAAAATCAAGTccaacaacgcaaaataagttttaatttcaatgaaatacaatattagttcattagtATGGTAATCAACCTTCAAATATGCCATAGATATCAAATTACAAacctatatacatgtaaatagtaatcagttttttttttgtaatatattataatgtatataaaattaaaatttattataagtaaaataatccgagctaaaccgagccgagctacaaagcaagccaaaccgagccaactcggctcgttacgagccgagccgagctaggctcactttctaaccgagccgagccggctcggctcacttttaaaccgagccatatcgagcgagctttttccgagctaaatccgagcgagcttcgagcgagctccgagccgcgagctttttgaacagccctaGGTTCTTCATATATCACTTGGTCGCCACCCGTAAGATTTGCAAAtttacctatgatcaaaaccattaaaacattagttttgatgttattatataatataatcacaagtttgaacatcacatttaaaatgataaaaacaaaacaactattctgggtctaccgtaaattacggtatcaccgtaatttacggtgagtcCTGGAGATTTCTGGTCACCGTAAACCAGGAGATATTCACCATAAAATGTCTGACccttaccgtaaattacggtattaccgtaatttacggtaggtcCTGGAAATCCATGTCTTGTTTTGGTTTTGTTCATCTCACTCAAAGTAATCTTGTAATTCGCTTTTCTAAGACTCATTACATCCAATTCTAGTAATTCTAACATGTGATAAATGTCAACCAATAACATACAACAATCTATCATATCCCGGAATATAAATcatgttttacttgattatttgacccgtttggctcgtctaaggaatccTCCTATATGACGACTACCAACGGGTACCAACAGAATTTAGTCGATCAATCGATATGACGACTTCATTGTTTTATTCAAAACACTCTTATTCAAACATTACATATTTGAATCATCCGATATAATAAATGTAACGGAACAAGTCACATACATAACGCACAATCGTCATGCTTCATAATTATGTGTTTAAAACTTAACAATTCAGTTttcaagccttctttgaggcatttcaacaaacattaTGAGGGCAGAATTTCTACATCATTCGTATTCATGTTTATGGCTTGCtaattagttaacttaacttCAATAAAGCCATCATATATCATTTAAACATCATATTTTTCTGGAACTATCTTCTAAGGTCGAATTACACTAGAATAATCACTCAAAACCCtagagttcatcatcatcatgtaaaacccacaacccaccttcaaggtgttcatggagtttCCTGAATTTGGTCATGATTTCACATGGAATTGGCTAGGTCTcacctctaaacaccaaatcAATTCTAAACTAACCAAATAACACACATGCAACATCAAATTTTCAGATATCCCAAAATCATGAGAAATTCAACTTAAGGGATTTCattaaattttacataccttacaatcctcttgtgatgaggattaCGATTCTAGGCTCAATTCTCGATTTCTACTTGGATTAATCCTTCAATTTGCAAGATTATTGAGATTTTAGGGTTTTGGAGAAGTGGGGATCGCCCCCTGCTTtacttgatcgaccagacacacctaAATGGTGTGTTTGGTAAGTTTTTGTTATAATCCAGCATTAAACTTTCATTTTTTGGCAAGCTTAGTCCTTCATTTATCATCTAACTTTAAGTACTAGTGTTTTAACCTAGTGTTAGTTATTTCTAGGCTTGTAATTTTAACTAAGTTATAATTTCTAGATGGTAAATTCTTGTATATGAAATTTTCTTGAATTTCtaatataaagatttatattttcgggatgttacaaaaAGCTAACACCACCACCGCTGAACTGAACAACGACGGTTTTCCTTGGTTTTTGTTAAACTGAACGGCGATGGTTTCCCGCCCTTCTCTGGTTTTCGTTAAACTGAATGGCGGCGGCGAAAGTTTCTTGCACCAGAAGGGCGGGGTTTTGATTTTGTGACACCAAACAGAACAGATCTAAAGGGTGGGATTTTGATTTGGTGATGAGTGGGGTTTTGGATTTGGTGACGGTATGGCACGGGAAGGATTGATGGTGGCCAATGATTTCACCTCACTTAATTCTGAAATTACTTGAGCTTTGATTTACTTGGTTCTGATTTGATTTGGAGTCGAAAACGTGGTTGATTGTGAAATTACTTGGTTGTTGGttgtggtgtgtaggtttggCAATGGTGATGGTTAGGTTAGGTTAGGCATAATAGATGTGGTG
Coding sequences:
- the LOC110932346 gene encoding uncharacterized protein LOC110932346 is translated as MGSPSSSSITNYYYREFLADDGESTDEEVEQEAVTSACQLAVRYVKHSRQPEREVKTRDYIELDRRAANDRLMKDYFDEAPTFPNPEVFRRRFRMSKHLFLHIVDDLENNFDYFKQKADAKGTLGFTGIQKCTSALRVLAYGNTTDINDEYLKMTKKTTRDTLEHFCHGIIDLYSARYLRTPTWDDLQKIYEVHSAEHGLPEDWISGRAPKASFYASGNYYPHGYYLCDGIYPRYSIVVKMFSDPIDEKRARFRKVQESSRKDIERCFGVLKQQ